The Blastocatellia bacterium genome includes a window with the following:
- a CDS encoding sugar phosphate isomerase/epimerase family protein: protein MASIFSRRQFIFGIGASVAFASRRPTVAARSLAARHTSKKHVVAADPFTLAVITDEISQDFGHALEVAAKEFGLGFVELRELWGKNLFALDAKQVAEARALLKRFNLRVSSIASPIFKVDWPGAPLSPFSPKRDQFGARYTFEQQDELLERGFELARTLETGNLRIFDFWRLDDQKPYRAAIDKKLAEAAAKAGQHGFTLLLENEHACNTATGAEAARTLKAVPSPHLKLNWDPGNAAARGESPFPDGYALLPKARIGYMHCKDLIRKPSGGTEWAAMGKGVIDYVGQFRALKRDGYRGFLSLETHWRGGGTPEESSRQSMAGMKDLLRRAASA, encoded by the coding sequence ATGGCTTCGATCTTCTCTCGTCGTCAATTCATCTTCGGCATCGGCGCGTCCGTGGCCTTTGCATCCCGACGCCCGACCGTCGCGGCGCGCTCGCTTGCGGCGCGCCACACGTCAAAGAAGCATGTGGTCGCGGCTGATCCCTTCACGCTCGCCGTCATCACCGACGAGATCAGTCAGGACTTCGGCCACGCGCTTGAAGTCGCGGCGAAAGAGTTCGGCCTCGGCTTTGTCGAGCTGCGCGAGCTATGGGGCAAAAACCTGTTTGCGCTCGACGCCAAACAGGTGGCCGAAGCCCGCGCCCTGCTGAAGCGTTTCAACCTGCGCGTCTCGTCCATCGCCTCGCCCATCTTCAAGGTGGACTGGCCGGGCGCGCCGCTCTCGCCCTTCAGCCCGAAGCGCGATCAGTTCGGCGCCCGCTACACCTTCGAGCAACAAGACGAGCTATTAGAGCGCGGCTTCGAGCTGGCGCGCACGCTTGAAACCGGCAACCTGCGCATCTTCGATTTCTGGCGGCTCGACGACCAGAAGCCTTACCGCGCGGCTATCGATAAAAAGCTCGCCGAAGCCGCGGCGAAGGCGGGCCAGCACGGCTTCACTCTGCTGCTTGAAAACGAGCATGCCTGCAACACCGCGACGGGAGCCGAAGCGGCGCGCACGCTTAAGGCGGTGCCGTCGCCGCACCTGAAGTTGAACTGGGACCCCGGCAACGCGGCGGCGCGCGGCGAGTCGCCCTTCCCCGACGGCTACGCGCTGCTGCCCAAGGCGCGCATCGGCTACATGCACTGCAAGGACCTCATCCGCAAGCCGTCGGGCGGCACCGAGTGGGCAGCCATGGGCAAAGGCGTCATCGATTACGTCGGCCAGTTTCGCGCCTTGAAGCGCGACGGCTATCGCGGCTTCTTGAGTCTGGAAACCCACTGGCGCGGCGGCGGCACGCCTGAAGAATCGTCGCGCCAGAGCATGGCCGGCATGAAAGACCTGCTGCGCCGCGCCGCGAGCGCTTAA
- a CDS encoding TIM-barrel domain-containing protein — MRNQDWQLCFKAARKPLGKSWLWLFIFLSPLFAARTTSAQVLGDPIDISHDFQKMEQVYFVGSRVVSFDPATGSGTLQWDRYLRGTTLSFNKVDVTLNKGRATEFPGTEYDENPQLPFSLTFVSPRTIRLRLSTHAPAITDAPSLMLAGTPARDRSWRVAQDERSVTYTSAYGRVVIVKSPWHVEFYDNAGRLLTRTQNINDPHTYTTPIPFSFIRRASDLSRSVAATFQLSPDEKIFGCGESFTRLNKRGQKVVAYTRDAMGVQNELMYKPIPFFMSSNGYGMFVHTSTPVTFDFGKSYDAHNVIYDGDENLDLFIFLGSPKEVLSEYTQITGRSPVPPLWSFGLWMSRITYKAEDEVREVAAKLRQYRIPTDVLHLDTGWFETDWRSNYRFSTSRFRDPGRMISDLKQQGFHISLWQYTYFTPKNEIYKEAVDHGYVVRNQGGGLPFEDAVLDFSNPQTVKWYQGLLANLLKMGVGAIKADFGEGAPANGLYASGRTGFYEHNLYPLRYNQAVAEITKQVTGDTIIWGRSAWAGSQRYPLHWGGDAENTDSAMAAELRGGLSFGLSGFTYWSHDAGGFVDPSPRDLYGRWLAMGALTSHTRTHGAPPKEPWGYDEAFVDQFRRTIELKYTLMPYIYAQAVDSSAHGYPMLRTLFFEYPDDPTAWLIEDQYMLGSDLLVAPLIEAGNSRRVYLPPGAWIDYQSGNVYTGGGWHQLTAGAIPIILLVKNHAVIPHAAIAQNTAAIDWKNIELRVFSTDTSQATGQFAMPQGSLQTLKLDGSAQGFALKDDPLKGRVTWQIKRFATK; from the coding sequence ATGAGGAATCAGGATTGGCAATTGTGCTTTAAAGCGGCGCGCAAGCCGCTCGGCAAAAGCTGGCTGTGGCTTTTCATCTTCCTCAGTCCGCTCTTTGCCGCCCGCACGACTTCGGCGCAAGTGCTCGGCGATCCCATAGACATCAGCCATGACTTTCAGAAGATGGAGCAGGTCTACTTCGTCGGCAGCCGCGTCGTCAGCTTTGATCCGGCGACCGGGAGCGGCACGCTGCAATGGGACAGATACCTGCGCGGCACGACGCTGTCATTCAACAAGGTGGATGTCACTTTGAACAAAGGCCGCGCGACGGAGTTTCCCGGCACCGAGTACGACGAAAACCCGCAACTGCCATTCTCGCTCACTTTCGTCAGCCCGCGCACGATTCGCCTGCGCCTCTCGACTCACGCGCCGGCAATCACCGATGCGCCGTCGCTGATGCTCGCCGGCACACCCGCGCGTGATCGCTCGTGGCGGGTGGCGCAAGACGAACGTAGCGTTACCTACACCAGCGCCTACGGTCGCGTGGTGATCGTCAAGAGCCCCTGGCACGTCGAGTTCTATGACAACGCCGGCCGGCTGCTGACGCGCACGCAGAACATCAACGACCCGCACACCTACACCACCCCGATTCCTTTTTCGTTCATCCGCCGCGCCAGCGACCTGAGCCGCAGCGTCGCCGCGACCTTTCAGCTATCGCCTGACGAAAAGATCTTCGGCTGCGGCGAATCGTTCACGCGCCTGAACAAGCGCGGCCAGAAGGTCGTCGCCTACACGCGCGATGCGATGGGCGTGCAGAACGAGCTGATGTACAAGCCGATCCCCTTCTTCATGAGCAGCAACGGATATGGCATGTTCGTTCACACCTCGACGCCTGTGACCTTTGATTTCGGCAAGAGCTATGACGCGCACAACGTCATCTATGACGGCGACGAGAACCTCGACCTCTTCATCTTTCTCGGCAGCCCGAAAGAGGTCCTCTCGGAATACACTCAGATTACGGGCCGCAGCCCGGTGCCGCCGCTCTGGTCATTCGGCCTGTGGATGAGTCGCATTACTTACAAAGCCGAAGACGAGGTGCGCGAAGTGGCGGCCAAGCTCCGCCAGTATCGCATCCCGACTGACGTGCTGCACCTTGACACCGGCTGGTTCGAGACCGACTGGCGCAGCAACTATCGCTTTTCGACTTCGCGCTTCCGCGACCCAGGCCGTATGATCAGCGACCTCAAACAGCAAGGCTTTCACATCAGTCTCTGGCAATACACCTACTTCACGCCGAAGAACGAGATTTATAAAGAAGCGGTAGATCACGGCTACGTCGTGCGCAACCAGGGCGGCGGGTTGCCGTTTGAAGACGCGGTGCTCGATTTCAGCAATCCGCAGACGGTGAAGTGGTATCAAGGGCTGCTCGCCAACCTGCTGAAGATGGGCGTCGGCGCGATCAAAGCCGACTTCGGCGAAGGCGCGCCGGCCAACGGCCTTTATGCGTCGGGCCGCACGGGCTTTTACGAGCACAACCTCTACCCGCTGCGCTATAACCAGGCGGTGGCCGAAATTACTAAACAGGTGACGGGCGACACGATCATCTGGGGGCGCAGCGCCTGGGCCGGCAGCCAGCGTTATCCGCTGCACTGGGGCGGCGACGCCGAAAACACCGACTCGGCGATGGCCGCCGAACTGCGCGGCGGGCTGTCGTTCGGGCTGTCAGGCTTTACCTACTGGAGCCACGACGCCGGCGGTTTTGTTGACCCGTCGCCGCGCGACCTCTATGGCCGCTGGCTGGCGATGGGCGCGCTGACCTCGCACACACGCACGCACGGCGCGCCGCCGAAAGAGCCGTGGGGTTATGACGAAGCGTTCGTTGATCAGTTCCGCCGCACGATTGAATTGAAGTACACGCTGATGCCTTACATCTACGCGCAGGCGGTGGACTCGTCGGCGCACGGCTACCCGATGTTGCGGACGCTGTTCTTCGAATACCCCGACGACCCGACCGCATGGCTGATTGAAGATCAATATATGCTCGGCTCTGATCTGCTGGTCGCGCCATTGATCGAAGCGGGCAACAGCCGCCGCGTCTACCTGCCGCCGGGCGCGTGGATCGATTACCAGAGCGGCAATGTCTATACGGGCGGCGGCTGGCATCAACTGACCGCCGGGGCGATTCCGATCATCCTGCTGGTTAAAAATCACGCGGTCATCCCGCACGCCGCCATCGCGCAGAACACCGCGGCGATAGACTGGAAGAACATTGAGCTGCGGGTCTTCAGCACGGACACGTCGCAAGCGACGGGACAGTTTGCGATGCCGCAGGGCAGCCTGCAAACGCTCAAGCTCGACGGCTCGGCGCAGGGCTTCGCGTTGAAAGACGATCCGCTCAAAGGCCGCGTGACCTGGCAGATCAAACGCTTTGCGACGAAGTAA
- a CDS encoding glycoside hydrolase family 97 protein, protein MLLLLSVFALVCGKASAQADSLPLKLLSPDGQVEVTVALNSEGAPVYSVAYRTQPVIVPSTLGLEFKQGGLLSKNLRLTATRRDAHDETYSLVVGKARQARDHYNELVISLEEARSPQRKLDLIFRAYDDGAAFRYRLPAQAALTDFEIAAERSQFRFPTDLTCWALQRDSFSTSYEGEYDRLTLNRISAGAIIGLPLVVQMRDEATTVALSEADLDDYAGLYFTGLNNGYGVQSRLSPRKDDTGIAVRGHAKGDGFRTPWRVVMVASQPGKLIESSLILNLNPPNAIGDASWVRPGKAAWDWWSGPVAQGVKQVGMNNETMKYYIDFASEFGLEYMLIDAGWYTPVAWGPNADLKADITKTVPAINLPELVEYARSRGVGVWVWLNWVPANNQMDTAFPYYEKLGIKGVKVDFMDRDDQEMVAFYHRILKTAAAHHLMVDLHGAYKPTGLARTYPNYITQEGVMGAEYNKWSARVTATHNLTLPFTRMLLGPMDYTPGGFRNATRQEFKIQNTGPQVMTTRGQQLAMYVVYDSPFACVSDSPDAYRNQPGSVFLKVVPTSWDETRVLAGEIGQYIVIARRRDQVWYVGAMTNEQAREVQVPLGFLGSGTYHLAGFVDGVKPTNVRRLTETVTGGRLLTTGRRNGADHLSIKLASGGGGVLRFEP, encoded by the coding sequence ATGCTTTTGCTTTTGTCCGTATTCGCTCTCGTGTGTGGCAAGGCGTCGGCGCAGGCCGACAGCTTGCCGCTGAAGCTGCTGTCGCCCGACGGGCAGGTTGAAGTTACGGTGGCGCTCAACAGCGAAGGCGCGCCGGTCTACTCTGTGGCCTATCGCACCCAGCCGGTGATCGTCCCGTCAACGCTCGGCCTGGAATTCAAGCAGGGCGGCTTGCTGTCAAAGAATCTGCGCCTCACCGCCACGCGGCGCGACGCGCACGACGAAACGTATTCGCTCGTCGTCGGCAAGGCGCGGCAGGCGCGCGACCATTACAACGAGCTGGTCATCTCGCTCGAAGAAGCGCGGTCGCCGCAGCGTAAGCTGGACCTCATTTTTCGGGCTTATGACGATGGCGCGGCGTTCCGCTACCGGCTGCCCGCGCAAGCGGCGTTGACTGATTTCGAGATCGCCGCCGAGCGCAGCCAGTTCCGCTTCCCGACCGACCTGACCTGCTGGGCTTTGCAGCGCGACAGTTTCTCGACCAGCTACGAAGGCGAGTACGACCGCTTGACGCTGAACCGCATCAGCGCGGGCGCCATCATCGGCCTGCCGCTGGTCGTGCAGATGCGCGACGAAGCGACGACCGTCGCCCTCTCGGAAGCCGACCTCGACGATTACGCCGGCCTGTACTTCACAGGCTTGAACAATGGCTATGGCGTCCAGAGCCGCCTGTCGCCGCGCAAAGACGACACAGGCATCGCTGTGCGCGGCCACGCGAAAGGCGACGGCTTCCGCACGCCCTGGCGCGTCGTGATGGTCGCGAGCCAGCCGGGCAAGCTGATCGAGTCGTCGCTGATCCTAAATCTCAACCCGCCGAACGCGATAGGCGATGCGTCGTGGGTGAGGCCCGGCAAGGCGGCGTGGGACTGGTGGTCCGGCCCCGTCGCTCAAGGCGTCAAGCAGGTGGGAATGAACAACGAGACGATGAAGTATTACATTGATTTTGCCTCGGAGTTCGGCCTCGAATACATGCTCATTGACGCCGGCTGGTACACGCCGGTCGCCTGGGGGCCGAACGCCGACTTGAAGGCCGACATTACGAAAACTGTGCCGGCCATCAACCTGCCGGAGCTGGTCGAGTACGCGCGCTCGCGCGGGGTCGGCGTCTGGGTCTGGTTGAACTGGGTGCCGGCGAACAACCAGATGGACACGGCGTTCCCTTACTATGAAAAGCTCGGCATCAAGGGCGTGAAAGTAGATTTCATGGACCGCGACGATCAAGAGATGGTCGCCTTTTATCACCGCATCTTGAAGACGGCGGCGGCGCATCATTTGATGGTGGACCTGCACGGCGCGTACAAGCCGACGGGGCTCGCGCGCACCTACCCGAACTACATCACACAGGAAGGCGTGATGGGCGCGGAGTACAACAAGTGGTCGGCGCGCGTCACGGCGACGCACAACCTGACGCTGCCATTCACGCGCATGCTGCTGGGGCCAATGGATTACACGCCGGGCGGCTTTCGCAACGCGACGCGCCAGGAGTTCAAGATTCAAAACACCGGCCCGCAGGTGATGACGACGCGCGGCCAGCAGTTGGCGATGTACGTGGTCTATGACAGCCCGTTCGCCTGCGTTTCCGATAGCCCGGACGCTTATCGCAATCAACCCGGCTCCGTCTTCCTCAAAGTCGTGCCGACGAGCTGGGACGAAACGCGCGTGCTGGCCGGCGAGATCGGCCAGTACATCGTCATCGCCCGCCGCCGCGATCAAGTCTGGTACGTCGGCGCGATGACCAACGAGCAGGCGCGTGAGGTTCAGGTGCCGCTCGGCTTCCTCGGCAGCGGCACCTATCACCTCGCAGGCTTCGTGGATGGCGTTAAGCCGACAAACGTTCGCCGGCTCACCGAGACCGTCACCGGCGGCAGGCTGCTCACGACCGGCAGGCGCAATGGCGCGGACCATCTCAGTATCAAACTCGCGTCAGGCGGCGGCGGCGTGCTTCGGTTCGAGCCGTAA
- a CDS encoding beta-galactosidase codes for MKSFRFATPLRLILIAASMVPLLTLPLRAMESAARFFPAKDMMPVGVYYYPEHWPREQWERDFAKMETMGFEFVHMGEFAWAMMEPEEGRFDFTWLDRAIEIAARHHLRVILCTPTPCPPAWMGEKYPQTFLVGQDGRPREHGSRGNNALADPTYLRLSERIITEMARRYGHHPAVWGWQLDNEPMAQPDYSPSAQAAFRDWLKARYQTVEVLNREWGAAFWSLQYNRFEQVRIPNPTYLYGVSPHAMLDFHRFTADQTGRFLNQQAAWLRKHITAAQWITTNYIVNIGSADPRRSADLDFVSFTLYPVSGGHNLGAEGFRLGWQDGMAFGGSYYRPVKGVTGVMELQPGQVNWARINPQPEPGVVRMWLWHAFASGCSFACTYRFRQPLYGSEQYHYGIIGPDGVTPSAGGLEYSQVTREMRDLRGKFDPQAKPPADYLARRTAILWNHENLWNIDQQKQTALWDTWGHAFRYMEIAKSFGAPLEFISEAADFASYPVLIAPAYQLIDEALVRKWTRYVEQGGHLVLTCRTGQKKRNGQLWEARWAEPIYGLAGAEIPFFDLLLDDGKGEVEMSGATYPWNTWADVLKPLAGTETLAKYANQFYAGQSAVTYRRLGKGSVTYIGVHTNDGRLEKAVLSEVFKRAGIATANYPEGVYVDWRDGFWVAVNYSSRPAPLPLPRGAEILMGSNPLKPADVLIWR; via the coding sequence ATGAAGAGCTTCCGCTTCGCGACGCCGCTCAGGCTAATCTTGATCGCTGCTTCGATGGTCCCGCTGCTGACGTTGCCGCTGCGGGCGATGGAGTCAGCGGCGCGTTTCTTTCCGGCGAAAGACATGATGCCGGTGGGGGTTTATTACTACCCCGAGCATTGGCCGCGCGAGCAGTGGGAGCGCGACTTCGCCAAGATGGAAACGATGGGATTCGAGTTCGTCCACATGGGCGAATTCGCCTGGGCGATGATGGAGCCGGAAGAGGGCCGCTTTGATTTCACCTGGCTCGACCGCGCCATAGAAATAGCCGCTCGCCATCATCTGCGCGTCATCCTCTGCACGCCGACGCCATGCCCGCCGGCCTGGATGGGCGAGAAGTACCCGCAAACTTTTCTGGTCGGCCAAGACGGGCGACCGCGCGAGCACGGCTCGCGCGGCAACAACGCGCTCGCAGATCCGACCTATCTGCGACTGAGCGAGCGCATCATCACAGAGATGGCGCGACGCTACGGCCATCACCCGGCGGTCTGGGGCTGGCAGCTCGACAACGAGCCGATGGCGCAGCCCGATTACAGCCCGTCGGCGCAAGCCGCCTTCCGCGACTGGCTGAAGGCGCGCTATCAAACGGTCGAGGTGTTGAACCGTGAATGGGGCGCGGCGTTTTGGAGTCTGCAATACAATCGCTTTGAGCAGGTGCGCATCCCCAACCCGACTTATCTTTATGGCGTCAGCCCGCATGCGATGCTCGATTTTCACCGCTTCACCGCCGATCAGACCGGGCGCTTTTTAAATCAACAAGCCGCCTGGCTGCGCAAGCACATCACGGCGGCGCAGTGGATCACGACCAACTACATCGTCAACATCGGCAGCGCTGACCCGCGGCGCTCGGCCGATCTGGACTTCGTTTCGTTCACGCTTTATCCGGTCAGCGGCGGCCATAATCTCGGGGCGGAAGGCTTTCGCCTCGGCTGGCAGGACGGCATGGCATTTGGTGGTTCTTACTACCGTCCCGTCAAAGGCGTGACAGGGGTGATGGAGTTGCAGCCTGGCCAGGTCAACTGGGCGCGCATCAATCCGCAGCCCGAGCCCGGCGTTGTGCGCATGTGGCTCTGGCATGCGTTCGCGAGCGGCTGCTCGTTCGCCTGCACCTATCGCTTCCGCCAGCCGCTCTACGGCAGCGAGCAATATCACTATGGCATCATCGGCCCGGACGGTGTGACGCCATCAGCCGGCGGCCTGGAGTACAGTCAGGTCACGCGCGAGATGCGCGACCTGCGCGGCAAGTTCGATCCGCAAGCAAAACCGCCCGCCGATTATTTGGCTCGGCGGACCGCCATCCTCTGGAATCACGAAAACCTCTGGAACATCGATCAGCAGAAGCAGACGGCGCTGTGGGACACCTGGGGCCATGCGTTTCGTTACATGGAAATCGCCAAGTCATTCGGCGCGCCGCTTGAGTTCATCAGCGAGGCCGCCGATTTTGCGAGCTACCCGGTGCTGATCGCGCCGGCTTATCAACTGATTGATGAAGCGCTGGTGCGCAAGTGGACGCGCTACGTCGAGCAGGGCGGGCATCTCGTCTTGACCTGTCGCACAGGGCAGAAGAAACGCAATGGCCAGTTGTGGGAAGCGCGCTGGGCCGAGCCGATCTACGGGCTCGCCGGCGCTGAGATTCCCTTCTTCGATCTACTGCTCGATGATGGCAAAGGCGAAGTCGAGATGAGCGGTGCGACTTATCCGTGGAATACATGGGCTGACGTCTTGAAGCCTCTGGCGGGAACCGAGACGCTGGCGAAGTATGCGAACCAGTTTTACGCCGGCCAATCGGCGGTGACTTATCGGCGGCTCGGCAAAGGCAGCGTGACTTACATCGGCGTGCATACGAATGATGGCCGGCTCGAAAAAGCCGTGCTCAGCGAAGTCTTCAAGCGCGCCGGCATCGCAACAGCGAATTACCCGGAAGGCGTTTATGTCGATTGGCGCGATGGCTTCTGGGTGGCGGTGAATTATTCGTCGCGCCCGGCACCGCTGCCGCTGCCGCGCGGCGCTGAAATTCTGATGGGCAGTAATCCCTTGAAACCGGCTGACGTGCTGATCTGGCGGTGA
- a CDS encoding radical SAM protein, translating to MHEPSYVRLLESGELQQRVAALMEMLRVCRICPRDCDVNRLDNEVAACYSGLLPIVSTYTPHFGEEPALVGTHGAGNVFLGLCNLRCVYCQNHQISQTFKAQRANEVTFERLADIFLELQSRGCHNINWVSPTHFASQLAKSLLIAAERGLRLPVVYNTNAYDAVEALRLLDGVVDVYLPDLKYSDDEAGREYSKVTEYVRHSRAAIKEMFRQVGDTLEYGADGLLKRGLIIRLLVLPNDIAGIQESLRWIREELSPRVTISLMAQYFPTNKVALDRYPLISRKIRFNEWLTAIEQMEALGMDEGWMQDFESASEYYRPDFGDAKTPFKDIADFQADANDNHTAD from the coding sequence ATGCACGAGCCGTCTTATGTCCGTCTGCTAGAGAGTGGCGAGCTACAGCAGCGCGTCGCGGCGCTGATGGAGATGCTGCGCGTCTGCCGCATCTGCCCGCGCGATTGCGATGTCAACCGCCTGGATAATGAAGTCGCTGCCTGTTACTCCGGTTTGTTGCCAATCGTTTCAACTTACACGCCGCACTTCGGCGAAGAGCCGGCGCTGGTCGGCACACACGGCGCCGGCAATGTCTTTCTCGGACTCTGCAACCTGCGCTGCGTCTACTGCCAGAATCATCAGATCAGCCAGACCTTCAAGGCGCAGCGCGCCAACGAAGTCACCTTCGAGCGGCTGGCCGACATCTTCCTTGAGCTGCAATCACGCGGCTGCCACAACATCAACTGGGTATCGCCGACGCACTTCGCCTCACAGCTGGCAAAGTCGCTGCTGATTGCCGCTGAGCGCGGCCTGCGGCTGCCTGTGGTCTACAATACAAATGCCTACGATGCGGTCGAAGCGCTCCGCCTGCTCGATGGCGTCGTTGACGTTTACCTGCCGGACTTGAAATACAGCGACGACGAGGCGGGCCGCGAATACTCGAAGGTCACCGAGTACGTCAGGCATTCGCGCGCCGCGATCAAAGAGATGTTTCGTCAGGTTGGCGATACCCTTGAGTATGGCGCAGACGGCTTGCTCAAGCGCGGTTTGATTATCCGTCTGCTGGTGCTGCCTAACGACATCGCCGGCATCCAGGAATCGCTGCGCTGGATACGCGAAGAGTTGTCGCCGCGCGTCACCATCAGCCTGATGGCGCAATACTTCCCGACCAACAAAGTGGCGCTCGACCGTTACCCGCTGATCTCGCGCAAGATTCGTTTCAACGAATGGCTGACGGCCATTGAGCAGATGGAAGCCTTAGGGATGGACGAGGGCTGGATGCAGGATTTCGAGTCGGCGTCGGAATACTACCGCCCGGACTTCGGCGACGCAAAGACGCCCTTTAAAGACATCGCAGACTTTCAGGCAGATGCCAACGACAACCACACTGCCGATTAG
- a CDS encoding di-heme oxidoredictase family protein, translating into MKHLKVVVLLLFLAAVVSPLMFSRSVEGQAATEAPTTDMDARTNDLSNGFDANFAADKATFEEREEIADGLGPVYNAQSCTECHQSPDTGAASQISEFRAGHNDAFGNFVDAPGGSLINDRAIASVIQERVSSNDPVRTFRMSLSTLGDGFVECVDSNVLIANVNAQPAGQRGTLISVPVNEANNATRTGRFGWKDQHASLISFSADAYLNEMGITSPLQPTENTSNGTSVAAFDGVADPEDPAVAGAPFGADIQAFTNFMRSLRAPGRGAITAQVQTGDSLFNQIGCNICHTRQFTTLAAGTSINQGAFIVPAALGNKIIHPFSDFALHDVGTGDGIVQNGGQGTRTQMRTAALWGVRARIRLMHDGSALTVNDAILAHFGQANPIINNYINLSTANKQAVIAFVLSL; encoded by the coding sequence ATGAAACACCTGAAGGTAGTTGTGTTATTGCTGTTTTTGGCCGCTGTCGTTTCCCCATTGATGTTCAGCCGGTCGGTCGAAGGCCAGGCGGCCACCGAAGCGCCAACCACCGACATGGATGCGCGAACCAACGACTTGAGTAATGGCTTCGATGCTAACTTTGCCGCCGACAAGGCGACCTTCGAGGAGCGCGAGGAGATCGCCGATGGCCTCGGACCAGTCTACAACGCGCAGTCTTGCACCGAATGTCACCAGTCGCCCGACACCGGCGCGGCCAGCCAGATCAGTGAGTTTCGCGCCGGCCACAACGACGCTTTCGGCAACTTCGTTGACGCGCCGGGCGGCTCGTTGATCAACGACCGCGCGATTGCTTCGGTCATTCAAGAGCGCGTGTCGAGCAACGACCCGGTGCGCACGTTCCGCATGTCACTGAGCACGCTCGGCGACGGCTTCGTCGAATGTGTCGACAGCAACGTGCTGATCGCCAACGTCAACGCCCAACCGGCGGGGCAGCGCGGCACGCTGATCTCTGTGCCGGTCAATGAAGCTAATAACGCGACGCGCACCGGGCGCTTCGGCTGGAAGGATCAGCACGCCAGCCTTATCTCCTTCTCCGCCGACGCCTACCTCAACGAGATGGGCATCACCAGCCCCTTGCAGCCAACCGAGAACACCTCGAACGGCACCTCAGTGGCTGCCTTCGATGGCGTCGCCGACCCTGAAGACCCGGCGGTGGCGGGCGCGCCGTTCGGCGCCGACATTCAAGCCTTCACCAACTTCATGCGGTCGCTGCGAGCGCCGGGCCGCGGCGCCATCACCGCGCAGGTGCAGACGGGCGATTCGCTGTTTAATCAAATCGGCTGCAACATCTGCCACACCCGCCAGTTCACGACACTGGCCGCCGGCACCTCCATCAACCAGGGCGCGTTTATCGTTCCGGCAGCGCTCGGCAACAAGATCATTCACCCGTTCAGCGACTTCGCCCTGCACGATGTCGGCACGGGTGATGGCATCGTACAGAACGGCGGCCAGGGGACGAGGACTCAAATGCGCACCGCCGCGCTGTGGGGCGTCCGGGCGCGCATCCGCCTGATGCACGACGGCAGCGCCTTGACGGTTAATGATGCGATCCTTGCCCACTTCGGCCAGGCCAATCCCATCATCAACAACTACATCAACCTGAGCACGGCGAATAAACAGGCGGTCATCGCCTTCGTTCTATCGTTGTGA
- a CDS encoding DUF4032 domain-containing protein: protein MPIQYKLDHVIEKTLEAPGGREQRALKLLTGLELAPSEANFFWPRILDHKWYMSERLGRNVGLRVAAVDYFENVWSENLWEPRPKTGPLRALFHLIFGQQAVGETSVAAFERALHGTRSLAR from the coding sequence ATGCCAATACAATACAAACTGGATCATGTGATTGAAAAGACCCTGGAGGCTCCGGGGGGGCGCGAGCAGCGGGCGCTTAAACTGCTCACTGGCCTGGAGTTAGCTCCAAGCGAGGCGAATTTCTTCTGGCCGCGCATTCTCGATCACAAGTGGTATATGAGCGAGCGGCTCGGTCGCAACGTTGGTCTGCGCGTTGCGGCGGTGGATTACTTTGAAAACGTCTGGTCAGAGAATCTTTGGGAGCCGCGCCCGAAGACAGGCCCCCTGCGCGCCTTGTTTCACCTGATCTTCGGCCAGCAGGCCGTCGGCGAAACCTCTGTGGCGGCCTTCGAGCGCGCGCTGCATGGCACACGGTCGCTGGCGCGCTGA